In the genome of Epinephelus fuscoguttatus linkage group LG4, E.fuscoguttatus.final_Chr_v1, the window CACACTGCGAGTGGTGGTCAACACCAGGacaatgctttttttaaatgtggcagATCCACTGACTTGTGAATCAGACGTGAAAAACAACTCAGTATAATAATAAATCTGTATGGATGGACAACTCAAATCACAAAGTCAATACACTCTCACAGGGACATAAATATGCGAGACATGGAATCATAACCCAGTGAAGAAATATCTATGTACAAAGTCAATGTTTGAACATGTTCTGGGATTAAGGCCACAGTTACAAGGGACAGTTTATCTACTCTTTGCCGTTATTGCATTTTACTCAATAGGTAGCCACTGGGATGTGTTCATACCCAAACTCTATCTGTTACACTCCTGCCTAACTTACTATGTCTTTCTTCTCCCAACTCAACCAATCACACTTTGCTATTCCATCTGGGACAAACTAATCGTCCCACTCCTATCTCCCACTTTCTGTACACTCCCTCCTTGCTCTCTGAAACAACCTTCTATCCCAAGTCACTCCACCAGCTTAATGTTTAGTCAGGTGTGCGCACATATGTCTATGTGGTAATATGTCATCAGTCCCAGCTTGGCTTAAAGTCAGGACCAGTAAGGATGTGAACCAGAATCCCTCCTACCTTCTCCTCTCCAAAAGGAATGACATTGCAACATCTGCTCTCAAAGACATCTTTGGCTGCTGTTGGTTACGCTTTTGGGTCATTACGTCACCAGACACGACCAACCGACTCGTCACAGCTCAGTTCCACAGCTGATGGCAGGCCAAGTGTGAGACTCTTGTGCCGTGGATATGTATTGCACTCTCCCTCCAATTTGCCAGGCAGATTTCGTTCCGCCCAAGAGGACTTGAACCACACAGGTCAACTTTATTACAGAAAGAAACATGTAATAAtaaaagttgaaataaaaagcacaatatCCAGCCAGCTAACCAGCAAACTGCACAGAGAGCTAGTGGTTCTCGTTCAGCGACTGTCCGCCCTGTGTGGCCCTCCGTCTCAGCGTGGACCAGGGCAACAACTGGGCTACGTAGGCCTCAGGTTGGACCCTCCGGGGTTGTTCTGGGGGGCAGATGTGGTTCCCATGTGGTAGCCTTGGTGCAGGGACACTGAGGCTGTTGTAGGCGGCTGGTACTGCGTTAGTGGCTGTGCGGGGTTAAGCATGTTGACCTGGCATGTGCCTGTGGGTCCTGCCCACTGAGGAGCACTGTACGGGGCTGAGGCGTATCCGAACCCTTGCGCAACTGGGCCCAGAGAGCCTTTACGCGGCCCCAAAGGGACAGAGGGGTTGGCTGGATTGGGGAGGTGAGTGGATGTGGTGGACGTGGTGTTGGAAGGCGTGGGAAGTGTTGGGCAGAGGTAGCCAGGAGCTGAGAATTTACGGCCCATGTTGGCTGGAGGGATAATCTGTAATCGTGAAAAATCACAAGGCATCAATCACATGAGGCCATACAGCCAAAAAATGCTGCAAAGAAATTCAAATTAAGTACTAAGTGCTTACGTCATGACCCAGTGGTGCTTGTGCTCCAGTTTTAGGACCTCTCTTGCACTGGGAGAGGCTGATGGCGTCCCTGGCCCAGTTATCCACCAGTTGGTGCAGGTCATCAGTGAAGGTGCCCTTGCCCTTCTGCGTGTGAGACGAGGAAGGAGTGGGTCCGCTTGCCTGGGCCAGAGAAGAGTGGTTCTGGCAGAGGCCTGATCCGTTTGTGGAGCTGGCTCCACTTGATCCTGGTACACAAGAATAGAGAtgtgaattagaaaataaatcaatacaaggaggtcactgtgacaaaaTGAAGTGCTTGCACATACCTGTGGAGCAGCTACTGAGGCTGGGCATGGATGGAGAGGTTCTAAGCTGCTTCACGGATGACCTGTTAACTACTTGTGATGCCTCTGTTGCTGTTTCTGATGCCTCTGTTGCTGAGGCTGAACTTTGCTTTGGAGAGGACTCTGAAACATGAAGACTCTGAGTTGAGGCTGGGGATCCTGAACATACAAGCACAAGACGTACCATTTCAACCCACGCTTCAGTGATTGAGGACAGTACTGACATCTCAGTGAGTACTAAATTTGTCTCATGAACTAAAACAAGCCAGTTCACTCTCCTTACCTGAGTGTACAGGGCTGGGCTGTCCACTACTACGAGCAGATTTGTGGTTTTTGCTTTTGAGCCTTCGTCGACCTCCAGCCATCGCCACAGCAGGGGAGaaaacagagggaggaggaggtttTCCCATTCGCAAAAACACGGCCTCTACCTCCTGTTTCTGACGAGCCTGCAATGTCTGAATCTCCATCATATGTCTGTGAGCGGCAGAAAAACATACAGTCATGTAAGAATATTTCTACTGGGCTGTGAAGTGACAGTATTCACATGAAATGAAGGCAGTGTGAAGTATGGCTATGAGCATTTGACATACTTTTCTCTGAGACGGCTGATTTCTTTCTGCAGAGCTTCGTCCTCGGTCTCAGAGTCGTCATCATTGTCACTACTgtaatgggtgtgtgtgttatgaGGTTCAGACGTTGAGGATGAGGGACCGTTCTGCATACTGGAGCCATGTGTTGGACTGGAGCCTCCTGCTGGAGCTGGGGTCACTGAGGGAAATTGATGTGTTAGAGATAGAGTAGGTTTACCTGGGGACCTCACATGATTTGAAAATGAACCCTAAACATCTGTAATCTGTCCacaggaagaagaaaatgcaaatttaccGACAACATCCAAGATTATTTTCTGATATGGTTAAAACATGATGGATTTTAAGGCTTAGTGGCTACATAGGTCTACTGAATTTGCAATTCCCACTGTAGCCGCTACCAATAGGATAAATATAAGAATACTGGATGGGACAGAGGCGAAGATGCCTCTACTTTCTATATGAACATCTCAAGAGGGCATTAAATTGTGTATATCATAGCCACttatcagaggaaaaagcaAAGCTGCGATCATCAGTTACAGTGTTAGCAGTGAAATAACTAGTGACATAGTGTGAAGCATCAGTTTAACATGGTTCTTATCGTACTATGGTACAAAGAGGGCTTTACACTAGTTTATCAAAGCAAGCTTAatctgaacctgaacctgataCATACCTGTGACGGAAAAACGTCCCACTTTAGAGCCAGTGGTTGGCCCAGATGTGGCACTGGTGCTCGAGGACACTTGGAAACGCCCAATAGTGGTCGGCTGACTGGCAGGgtcagcagagagagagggggctcCATTTACAGCGTCAGTTTCACAAACTCCTTTGGACAGAGATGATGACCGGTGGAGGGTATTTTCTGGACTtgagggggaggaagaagaggaagaggaagaagaagaggaggaggaggaagtagaGGACGGCGTGAGCGATGCAGAGGAGACAATGCTTGAGGGATCTGGGACGCTACTGGATGCGCCATCAGTAGCAACGGACACCTGCGAAAGAGAGGAGGGAGTAAATTTTAGTGAACTTAGCACGAGGTTTAAGAAGTTTAGCTGTTTTAAACTGAAGTAATCAGACAATCAACTTACTTGGAAACGTCCCAGAGTGAAACCTGCTGCTGGAGGCTGGACTCTGTTACCTCCCTGAACAGTCTCTGGGCTCAGAGCTCTCCTTAACTGGGCATCCAAATTACCCAGGGGCTGCTGTGACTGTGGAGTCACAAACAGGGTATGAGGAACAATCTAAGTCATACATGTAAGCAGTTTGTCAAAGACTTACAAAGTAGTAGTGCAGGTTTTATTACAGAAAGATAATAGATCTCACCTGATTTGGTCCAGGAAATGGCGGTACAAGTTCAGAGGGAGGTGTAGCAGCTTGATCAAAACCAGTCGGCAAAGTCTAAAAATTATAACAAAGACTTATGTCATGTCCATAAACATTATTACAGCTTTTTGGATTTACTCTTGGATGCTGCAGTTTTCACTAACCTGTGCCCTGGGCTTAGTTGGAGGTGTCTGTCCTGCCGGGGTAACACCCTGTCCTGGGGTGGTAGTGGGCCCCATGACACTCTGCACCCCAGAGGTGAGGGGAAGGTTAGATGGAGGCACCATGGCAACTCCAGGTGGAGGGGAAGAAGTGCCAgtgggaggagaggaagtgCCTGTGTTCTGATCCACTGATGCAGAGGTCGTGCTCTGATCTTTAAAGAGAGACCGGAGCTTCTTGTCTAGAGCTTGGATATCATCTCTGCCAGCGGCCTTGTTCTGGAGCTCGGCTCCCTCTGACTCCACTGGTTGTGGCTGGACCTGGCTCTGACTAGGTAacgaggagggaggagggggctgAGCAGAAATAGGGACAGGCTGAGACtgggtgtttgtgtgctgtGGTGCATGGATGGACGAATTCACAGGCTGAGAGGATGAAACAGCACTATTAAAGGGCTGCTGCTCTGACGCAGGGACAGGGCCAGTACCACTGGATGTAACACCAGCAACAGAAGAGACAGAGCTACTGCTCAGCTGAGGCCCAGGTACTGCAGGGACGGAGGTCTGCACTGATGGAGGAGAAATGGTGGAAGATGTGGGTGGGATGTTGGCAGCTGGTGGGAGCTGCGAAGGTGCTGTTTCATGGGATGAATGAGGAGGGGGGCTGGCATCACTGGTGACAGGAGCTGGGGTTTGGGACTGAGATGCAGGTGGAGGGGAAACCCTTCCAGTTGAAGGAGGTGGCGAGGATGTCGCAGTGGATGTGAGAGGCACACCAGGAAAAGTAGTGTTAGCAGTGGAAGCGACAGCTTCTTGCGGAGCCGGGATATTGTTAGAGTTTGGGCCGAGTCCAGCCTCATTGGTCGGGACAGGGCCTGGCTCTTGCTCAGTAGCAGAGGGATCAAGGGTGGCACCTCTCTCTACACGAGCCTGCTTCATTTTACTGAAAGCCTGCTGGAGAGTGCCAGAtggagcagacagagagaggcccAGTGGCACAGAGGGAGCTAGAAAAAAGGAGAGAATTAAAATTACTTCAGAAACtgataaaaatgttaatatgcTAATTTTGAGCAACAATAACTTAGCTTGTGTGATACGACATAACCAGGGTACACCTtggaattttcatttttcattacaATTTGTTTTAGAAAATATTTCCCACCAagattgaaactttttttctgtcaggtGATGACTAGTAACACTTACAGCCTCTTGACAATTTTCTGCATccataatctttaaaaaatagttttaacTAAAATATTGAGGTTACTTTCATGAAGAGTCCAATGCATTACTTTGCAAAACCAAATGGGGGGAACAGTTTAATTCCACAGGGAATAAAACAAACTCTTCTCTCACCTGATTCATCTCCAAAGGAGGTATTAGCAGAAGAAGTGCCAAAGAACTGTTCTTTAAGACGAGACTCTGGCACTGGGCTGACTATGAACCGTCGTCCTGCTGAATGCACAACCTGGGCTGTAGTGCTCGGGGAAATGCCTGTCAGAAAGGTCAAAAGAAATATAAGATATGAGACGGGAGTTGGACATCATAAAGGTGAATAACTGGACTGGAGTATTGTATTTTTGCTAACCTGGCAGCATGGGAACAGACAGCTCAGGTTGTTGTTGGTGATCACTCATCTGAGGAGAGATAAAACATTTGTGGTTATGTTCTCAGGTTCTGCAAGAGGAGGATTAAAACTGTCTTAATGGGCGTTTGGCTAATAAGATGATGTGTAGTAGAGACATACCTGAGGAAAGCCTTCCTTCATGCCCTCTCCTTTCTCATCAGCCATTTCAATGACTTCACGGACCTGCTCGATGAAGGACTCCCGCTCACTCTCCAAGATAAACTCACTCTCAACCTGTAACAGAGGGTAAAAGAAGTTCACTACTGTGACTCAGACTACATATAACATAAGAACGTTCCACAAAAGGGTCTAAAAGTTGACAATTCAATGGTATTCTGTGAATGGCATCCATGCAAAGTATATACTCTACGAATATATAGCATGTATTACACATATATAGacaatatatttatttcaacaaacaACCATTAGACAGTTAATACTTTCTACATGTTTAGAGGCAAAAGCTATAAAACCATCACTACCATGATCTTTGCAATCTCCTCCGGATTATCGCCATCAAGGTCAAATCTGAAGGTCACCATCTTCCTgttgtgtgtttccagctgacACTCTGCTACTCTGTCTCCCACATTAGAGATCTGCAAAACATTCATTCAGGTTAAAAGTGTTTAAAGACAAAGAGTGTAGGACAAAATATGAATGAGCCAATCAGGTAAAATACATACACTGAGAACATTTAGCTTGGCCTTTGCAGTCTTCTCATGGCGGGAGCGGCTGCGTACAGATCGCCGCTGGTGACGTTTCAGTGAGCGGCCCTCATGGCGACCTCCTGAAGTAGAACTTCCATCGTTACCGTCACTGAGACCTGAAGCTGCGTCTGACAGGCAGCTGAAAGAGAAATGGACCCATGACAGAGAGACTGGACACATCGGGCCACATCCAGGAAGCATACGAACAAATTTcctcttatttttgtttgtgccCACGATTTGCTCTTATTTTGTAGGTACCCACTGACTTGTGAGATTCATCAATGTCTTCTCATTTTTGCTCTTCTCTTAGGTAAGAGAAGATTTCTTGAGTTGTTAAGAGCGTTTGTCCAACACAAGGAAACACAAGTTTTATTTGAGAAACATAACTTTTACATAATTTGAGGaacttttactttacttcagTATATTGATCTCATGACACTTTCAACTTCTACTCCACAAcacttcagagggaaatattgcacTTGTTACTTCACTACAATCACTAGTTACCTTAAGATTATTTTGACTGTTTAAATTGATTGTTTAAAACtagtaacagagtatttttacagtgtgatatTAGTTCCTATACTttagtaaaggatctgaatacttcctctaCCACTGCTACTGACATGGCATTTACAGCATCACGTATTTTTGCCACGGGCATTTTTTTAGTTATCCCGTAACGCCAGTCATGtcactaacaaaaaaaaaaaaaaagttccactTCTTACAGCCTTTATTGGTGGCATCTCCCCAATTCTTAGGCATATGCCAGAGTATCTGCACACCACACATCAACACCTGCCCTTATATAGTGTTTAGGGGCGTTGCCTATGTTCATAGGTGTCTTATGATCAAGTAGGATTCATCACTCAGCATCTGGTTATGAGCAGATTTGGATGGTTTTTAGCGTTTGGTACATTTGGATttaatttctctcttttttttttctcttatcaGGAAATTAAGAGGAACTATAAGAGACATTTGAGAGACTGCTGTTGCATGAGGCCCATTGTGCAATGCTGGTGAAACCTTCTTTTTCTTAGAATAACAGTCTTCTCACCTTTCTACAGTTGGTGGCACCAGAGCAGACGATCCAGGCTGCTCCACTGATGACGACTGAGGAACACTCACAGGGGCCTGAGACAGAGAAAACTACCATAAATCAACCacttaatttaaaagaaaacttcAAAAAGGAGACTCCTGTTGTCTGTGCATTACTTAATCTGACATGGTTTTGGAACGTAGTAAATCCATATTCATCTATATGTCATTCCCACTCAGTTAATCAATtctattttggtcatttttgttgGCCAACTTTTATACATGAAAAGAATGATTTAAAGCAGATCATCCACCAGATGGAGCTCTTTAACCTGGTGAGACTTGTATCTGGGTACAACAAGCAACACCATTATTCAGCTCAGAGTGtaagttttcatttcatttttttctctgctgtgcATAAATGGATATTAGAAATGCTTAAACAGGGTATCAAATTTCAGTTCCAGTCCTTTAGGCAGTTACAATACTGTGACTTTTGtaactgtgataaaatgtcataCTTATGACATGTGAACAGATCTATTGAGGGTAATGTTTTCATGGAGAATTTTAAGCTGCAAGTAAAACAGATGAATATGAAATACAAAACCCAACACACTGCTCTACTGTCTCACACCTTAGTAGCTATTTTGGTTGTGGTCTGGTAAATGTGAGTGAAAAAAACGTCTGGAGCTTGATAAGAACCGCCCTCCTAATGTTAATCATATGTTCATTGGTGCTCTATGATACAATTTACATGAAGGActgtgttaatttttttttaaaaatataaatccattaaaaatatctaaaatatgtgcccaaaaaacatttttttaagacGAATGTACACACTTCCACCAACAGGAAGCATGTAAGGAGGTGTGGACCAAATGCTTCACACCTGACCCACATACACCCACCCACATGACTTTGTTTTGAGCTCTGTTGAGTACCTGCAGAACAGAAAGGCACGAGGCCTGATAGAGGAAGTATAGGTGCTCTGCGTTGAGAGGAGGTGACAGGATAGGACTTGGATCATTGGCCCAAGACTGAGAGTCATGCAGGAATGAGCAGCATGCAAAGGGGgaagagtgaaagaaaaaaggggACAGCCATAGTAATGAGAGATGTGTGTccacacaaaagaaaataaagatttagaaaaaatgcacaaaacacaaaaatggacaGCATGAAATCCATACTATAGTATGGTGAAGCAATATTTCAGTGTACATCTTAAAGCAAGATCAAATAAATGTGGATGTTAAGTAGGAGCAGGAgaggtgtgtgggtgtgtgtgtgtgtacgtaccTGTAGCTGCTGAGCTCCAGTCTGCGCCTGCGGTACAGTGGAGCTCTGAAGAGTGGTGCTGCTCtctggttgctgctgctgttgaggGGGAGATGACTGAGAGGACGGGGGTATCATCACTTGCTGATTGGGAATCTGTAAGAACGGAAGGGATCAAGAACGGGAAGCAAGAATAAAACCAGAGATCTGAGGTTGGAATAAAAGCTAGCGTATTCATAGAAACATCTGGGTGACTTCCTAAAAACCTGAAAATCTCTTAATCTAAATCTTTCAGAGATTTACTTTGGCTCTATTccaaacccacacacacttaCCTGTTGGACAACATAACTGCACAACTGATTTATCTCTTTGACAGTGTGGCATGTCAAACTATTCACCTGTGAATTTTTAATGTCAACTCTGCAGTGTATTTTAGAGACATGTTCATTGCGTGTCAATACATACAGCATGTGCAAGGTTTTAAAAAGTACTGGATGCAATATTTTTGTCTGGATACCACAAATTCCATTTTTATACGCCCACTATAACTAAGTACAAATTTACCAAACAtctgtgaaaatatgaaaaaaatacatttattttgtttcccaGAAAGGCTGTGGGTGTATTTACAAGCGGTAACAGGAAAATGGGACATTTTATCTACCTGAGGAGGAAGCGATGGTTGGTAGTAAACTCCGTACtataagaaacaaaacataacacagggtAAGAGTAGGAAAGTtgagaatgaaaagaaaactaAGGAAAATATAACAGAGGAGACTGGAAAACTCTGGATTCGGAAAACCGAGCTGCCGTCAACACAGCTGCCTGAGGCAGAGAGTAGAACTCCATAAGGTTAACTTAACACCCTCTGAAAATCGTGTTTTTGCTGACCTTGACTGGTTGAAGTTCACATTTGCTGCAGTGATATAGAAGTGTACTCAGGGTGTGTTCAGTACCACCTGACGTTTACTGTTAGGTTTGCTGTTTAGGTGCAACTGATTTGAAAGTTGTAACCAGGGGTCAGTGAAAGAAAGCTTTTCAGTTGGTGTGAAGTTACGCTTCAAAGACATAAGGACATGCAGCACAACATGTACCTGTGGAGGTGCCACTGGAGCAGACTGGCCGCTAGGTGCAACCGGAACAACTTCAGGCTGGGGCTGAACCTAATGAAccggttaaataaaaaaaaaaaaaaaaaataacaacgtGGTGAAAATGAGTCAATAAGAAAGTTAGCAGGTAGAGGGTTAAAATCCTTAAGACATATATCTCAAGGGGCACATGTTTTGTGCAGAGGTATAATAAATCAATAGAAACAAGGTctgttattttaaaaacttgatttaaaggagcagtgtttAGGATTCACaggattttgtggcatctagtggtgaagactgcaaattgcaaccagctgaaactctgcccatgtgccaagtgtgaactcccGCTTAAGATTTGttcagtgttctttgttcaggaggtttttactgacaGCTGAATTAtacgcagaggtctcttcctctccaaaacaactggacctgtgacttaaaccagtaaaaacactgaataaagcagtttcacattaacaaaaatgtgaaactgctttattcagctcATTGCCAGGGCTGATAACAACTGTGAACAACACAAAAACGGCTGTGAATGACCCCATCTAGAGTCAGAGTTTTCTGTGCTGGGATACTGTACAAACATGGTGATGCAACATGGCTGATTCTGTGGACGAAGACCTGcaccctatgtagatataaacagctcaatctaaagtaacaaaaacacaacaattcttattttggGTGATCATACACTAAAGACAACATGCTTATTGTTAtctattccatttctgctaaacATCCCCCTAtttcctacacactggacctttatgcaTACTTAATTCTTAGATGCACATACCAAAGGAGAATCATTCATTTCTCTTCTACATGCAAGATTATGTCCTATTTTTAACATGACTCACCACTgtcaactgctgctgctgtgtttggtcgttttgtgtctgtggGCATGACACCTGGGGCTGAAGGTGCTGACTGGGAGGGGAGCTGTAGGGTATTCCAGACTGAGAGGGCTGGACCTCAGGAGGGATGGTGGAACCAGGTACTCTGTCTCCCATGTGAGTGGCTGTAAGAGGTGGACAAGAAggtcagggttcctacacattttaATGGATAAAATTTCAATACTATTCCATGACTTCTGAAGGATTGATAGTATTTTTTTACTCTATTATCCCTATTTGTCCAAcgtttttcaaacatatcagattcaaactctattcaaacataatgAGAGACAGAATGCAAGGGGAAAATGGAGAAACGTATGTGATGGTAAACatgatgtcacatattgacaaaTATAAGAGCTACGTTATGTCAACAGCTTCAGAAAACAAATTTGCCTGCCTTTAATTAATGATAATACTCTACATGCGCTCACGTAAGTGTAAGTGTATTCCTCACCTCCTCCAGTGTGCTGTAGTTGTTGGTGTTGGTCAGCCTCTGGCGCCTCTGGCTCTGGCTGGGTGGGGGCCACACTCTGACCCTGAACTGGAAGTGGGACTTGCCCAGTTGACTGGGGGATGTAAGGTACCCCCTGTGCCATGCTTGTCAGTTGGGTTGACTGAGGAGTGTTATAGTTAGAGCTCTGGTGGCTCTGCTGAGATGCAGGTTGGGCAGACATCTGTGTGCTGTGTTGGTTTGGTTGTGGAGGGACGTAAGGAGCAGGCTGTGGCACTGGCTGGGACTGAGGCATCTCCGTGCTTGACTGTTGGCCTGATTGCTGTGCTGGTAGTGACCGActctgctgttcttcttctatTCTTCTTTTCTCCAGATCTTCTCTGACCTTCAAGGCAGACAGCAGTATTTATTAAAATCCCTCAGTGAGCTCTAATTGACATCTAAACATCAGAGCTCAGGTACAAACATGACTGAAATAAGAATTCAAGCAAAGCACTTAAGGAAATTATAAACGTAAGTGATATTAGATACACTAAGGTGAGCATGGACACACCTGCTGCCGCTGTGCTCTCTTGCGGCTGATTAGAGACACCCTGTCCTTTATGGCCTTTGCAATGGTCTTGTGGTCACCATCGCACACATAACCAGACTCAACCTACAGCACAAAGACATGACATACAATTCAGCAATGAACATTTCACTGGTCATACAGTCTGTAATAGTGACAGTATTCATGAGctgttgcattttttaaaagcctgattaaactATTAAAAGTTAAATTCACCATTTCCTGAGCCACATCATCTGGGACGTCTTTGTTGAGGTC includes:
- the LOC125887662 gene encoding serine/threonine-protein kinase WNK1-like; translation: MSEKPDDKMVKFLAPPQKSGNGPSSGSDSMVSECRPTEVRRRHHTMERDRCNPEHRFLRRSVISDSNATALALPLPSKIPIPAPQRVQVREAVPQRQQAAAPHLPQTELSLAKHKSADNGRGRQEGQEIAKVDVVPSEQEPAIVPDACDGEVVVAARSIPSLGTELPSQTEPESTTEVKSHQEEGEEEDKDSAKARAEAEQREAEKKVQEDIEEAETKAVGTSPDGRFLKFDIEIGRGSFKTVYKGLDTETTVEVAWCELQDRKLSKTERQRFKEEAGMLKGLQHPNIVRFYDSWEGPSKGRKCIVLVTELMTSGTLKTYLKRFKVMKIKVLRSWCRQILKGLHFLHTRAPPIIHRDLKCDNIFITGPTGSVKIGDLGLATLKRASFAKSVIGTPEFMAPEMYEEKYDESVDVYAFGMCMLEMATSEYPYSECQNAAQIYRRVTSGVKPGSFDKVAIPEVKEIIEGCIRQNKDERYSIKDLLNHAFFQEDTGVRVELAEEDDGEMEAIKLWLRIEDVKKLKGKYKDNEAIEFSFDLNKDVPDDVAQEMVESGYVCDGDHKTIAKAIKDRVSLISRKRAQRQQVREDLEKRRIEEEQQSRSLPAQQSGQQSSTEMPQSQPVPQPAPYVPPQPNQHSTQMSAQPASQQSHQSSNYNTPQSTQLTSMAQGVPYIPQSTGQVPLPVQGQSVAPTQPEPEAPEADQHQQLQHTGGATHMGDRVPGSTIPPEVQPSQSGIPYSSPPSQHLQPQVSCPQTQNDQTQQQQLTVVQPQPEVVPVAPSGQSAPVAPPQYGVYYQPSLPPQIPNQQVMIPPSSQSSPPQQQQQPESSTTLQSSTVPQAQTGAQQLQAPVSVPQSSSVEQPGSSALVPPTVESCLSDAASGLSDGNDGSSTSGGRHEGRSLKRHQRRSVRSRSRHEKTAKAKLNVLSISNVGDRVAECQLETHNRKMVTFRFDLDGDNPEEIAKIMVESEFILESERESFIEQVREVIEMADEKGEGMKEGFPQMSDHQQQPELSVPMLPGISPSTTAQVVHSAGRRFIVSPVPESRLKEQFFGTSSANTSFGDESAPSVPLGLSLSAPSGTLQQAFSKMKQARVERGATLDPSATEQEPGPVPTNEAGLGPNSNNIPAPQEAVASTANTTFPGVPLTSTATSSPPPSTGRVSPPPASQSQTPAPVTSDASPPPHSSHETAPSQLPPAANIPPTSSTISPPSVQTSVPAVPGPQLSSSSVSSVAGVTSSGTGPVPASEQQPFNSAVSSSQPVNSSIHAPQHTNTQSQPVPISAQPPPPSSLPSQSQVQPQPVESEGAELQNKAAGRDDIQALDKKLRSLFKDQSTTSASVDQNTGTSSPPTGTSSPPPGVAMVPPSNLPLTSGVQSVMGPTTTPGQGVTPAGQTPPTKPRAQTLPTGFDQAATPPSELVPPFPGPNQSQQPLGNLDAQLRRALSPETVQGGNRVQPPAAGFTLGRFQVSVATDGASSSVPDPSSIVSSASLTPSSTSSSSSSSSSSSSSSPSSPENTLHRSSSLSKGVCETDAVNGAPSLSADPASQPTTIGRFQVSSSTSATSGPTTGSKVGRFSVTVTPAPAGGSSPTHGSSMQNGPSSSTSEPHNTHTHYSSDNDDDSETEDEALQKEISRLREKHMMEIQTLQARQKQEVEAVFLRMGKPPPPSVFSPAVAMAGGRRRLKSKNHKSARSSGQPSPVHSGSPASTQSLHVSESSPKQSSASATEASETATEASQVVNRSSVKQLRTSPSMPSLSSCSTGSSGASSTNGSGLCQNHSSLAQASGPTPSSSHTQKGKGTFTDDLHQLVDNWARDAISLSQCKRGPKTGAQAPLGHDIIPPANMGRKFSAPGYLCPTLPTPSNTTSTTSTHLPNPANPSVPLGPRKGSLGPVAQGFGYASAPYSAPQWAGPTGTCQVNMLNPAQPLTQYQPPTTASVSLHQGYHMGTTSAPQNNPGGSNLRPT